In Cystobacter fuscus DSM 2262, the DNA window CCCAGCGGGCACACCCGCGGGCGGAAGTTCGCTCTCCGGTGTGGGGGTTTCCGAGCCCAGCCCACCACCACAGCCCACCATCAGCGAGCAGAGCAGTACCGCGCTTCGCCACGCATCCATCCCCACCTCGACTTGTCTGGGTTGAGAGGAAAGGTTGGGCAGGGCGTGGCAATCCGTCCAGTGGTGGTCAGCGAGAAACCCATCTCCGCATTCCCCTCGTGGAGGGGGGCTTCACTGCTCGTCCTCGGAGGAAGAGACCCCGCTGGGATGCAACGTGGCCTCTTGAACAGATGGGCGCGGGGGCTCGGAGTTCAACTCGCGGTGCTGAGGATCACGGCGGACCGCATCGGCGATGTCTGTCCTTGGCGGGCCCGCAGGGAGCCGTAGTGGCGGCGGAGATAGTCATGGAGGACGAGCTCCTGCGCACGGACCGCGCAATGGGCCATGCGGTTGGCATTCATGTGCAGCAGACTGCCCGCCAGCTCGGCGAGCGGTACTCGCAGCCTTCCCGCCTCGGACAGGGCCCGGAGCGCGGTGGTGATGGGCGCCTGCCGCTCTGATCTCCGAGCGAGCACCGCCAGGCCCTGGGCGAGCATCGGCTGTTGGACCCGGCGCGTGACGAGCAGTTGCTCGAGGCCGCGCCGCTCGCGGCGATAGCGCTCGCTCAACTGGTGCTCGGTGGCGCGCTGGACGTGGAACTCGCGGCCGAAGCCCTCGCGCAGCGCGGTGACCAGCCGCAGCTTCGCATCCAGATCCATGCCCAGGTCCGACAAGAGGGAGTCCATGCTGGCCAGCATCAAGCGCCAGCGCGCCTCCGCGCGGTCGTCGTCCCGGAGCAGCGCCAACAACTGGAGTGCCGCCTCGCTGTCCACCTGGAAGAGGCGTTCGCACAGCCTCATGCCCTCCATGCCCCCGTAGCGCTCCACCTCGCGCTCGTAGGTGTCGAGCTGCACCTTCCAGACGAGCCCCTCCCGACGGGCTCGCGACAGCATGCTCATCAGCTCGTGCTGCACCTCCTGGAGCCGCTCGGGCGCGCCGTGGAAGCGCAGCCGCAGGTGCCAGTCCGGGTCTGCTTCGCGGACGAAGAACCACCCGTCGGCCGCGGAGGAGCCCAGCGCGGCGCGCACCAGCGGCGCCACCAGCCCGGTCAGCAGCCGGTCCGCGGTGGCCGCGCCGGTGTAGAGCCTGGCGTCCAGCCACTCCGAGCCGGGCAGGAAGCCGCGGGCGGAAAGCTCGGGACGCGGCCCCGGCACCTCGTGGAGCCGCCGGGGCTCGGCGGGCGCGGGGCGCGTGCGGCCGAAGGGCACCACCACCTCGTGGTGGAAGCGGCCCTCGGGGCCGTGGGCGCACAACTCCTCGGGCCGGGGGAACAGCTCCACCAGCGTCACCCGGGGCCGGTCCTTGATGCGCTGCACCAGCGTGTCGACGCTCAGCACGTTGTCCAGGTCGACCGGCAGGATCTGGTCGCCCTCCTCCAGTGCGATGAAGCGGGGCAGGCGGTATTCGGCCCGGAGCGCCTGGATGGCGGCGAAGCGCCGGGCGCCGGTGATCGTGCCGAGTCCCTCCAGGGTGTCGCGCCAGAAGTTCCACCGGGCGACGGAGAGCACGAGCCGCCCGTGGGTGACGCGCGGCAGGAAGTGGGCGTGGGCGAGCGGGCCCCAGCTCCATTGCAAGGCGCCGCACTGGTGCTGGGTGGCCAGGGTGCACAGGAACCTGTACAGGCCCAGGCTCCGCGCCCCGTGGTCGTGGGCGTTGGTCATCCGGGGGATGATCTCGAGCCCCAGCCGCCGCGAGCGCAGCACGATGCGGCGGCCCTGGAGGGAGATGAGCAGATCGGACGCGTCGATCTGCTGGTCCTCGGGGGCGCCGGAGCGGCCCAGGTAGGTGAGCTCATGGTCGCGCAGCACCGGGCGGGCGAGGATGTTGCCGACCCGGCCCTGGGGCAGGTGGACGATCTCCGCGTAGACCGCGTCCGGGCGCGACGACTCCTCGGCGCGCAGGTGCTCGCGCACCTTCTGGTGCAACTGCTCGTCCCCCAGACACAAGCGGCCCAGGACGTTGGCGCCCGAGGGACCCGCCGCCATGAGCAGGCGGACCTGGAAGCGGCCCCGGGCGAGCGACTCCTCGGACTCGGCCGCCACGGTGGCCATGGCCATGAAGGCGTCCGGCAGGGGCGCGCGGGACGCGTTCTCCAGTTGGGCGAGGTCCTCGTCGCTCAACTCCATCACCTGGCTGCCCGTGCGCTGCACGTGCTCGAGCTTGTGCAGCAGCCGGGCCTCGCGTTCGCCGAAGCTGGCGCGTGCTTCCCGGGGAGCGCCCAGGCTCAGCCCCTCGAGCAGGGGGACGGCTCGCGCGTCCGGGGCGCCGGACGTCACGAAGCCGATGCCGGATTCCTCGTCCAGCACCTCCAGCAGGGGCAGCTCCCGGCCCGCGTAGCGCTGGAGGAACGCGTCGCGGAAGGCCTCCAGGCCATCCTCCGGAGGCGAGGGGTGGAGGCGGTGCAGCAGCCGCACCCCCTTCTCCAGCTCGCGCAGCACCTCCTTGCCCAGCACGGCCTCGGGGGCGGGCTTGACGAGGTCCACCTGGAAGAGCCGCGGCAGCTCGACGGGGGCGGGCAGCTTCGCCAGCATGCGCGCCACGTCCAGGTAGCGCTCGCTCGACGCGCCAAGCCCCTCGCGGTCCAGGTGCTCCAGGCAGGATTGGACGGCGCCCAGCGTCTCGGTGAGGGACGTGGTGCCGGGCAGCTGGCGCAACTGGGAGATGAGCTCGGGGAGTGCCTCGGGCCCGGTGACCGGGGGGTGCAGCTCGGACACGAGGAGCTGACTGTCGATGAGCTCGTCGACGTAGCCCCTCGCCTCGTGGAGGCTGACGTCGGGGTCCAGCTCCACGAGGAAGCGCGCCAGCTCCTCGGGCCGCGCGCCGTGACGGGCCCGGGCGAGCGCGGCCTCGAGGTACTCGGTCGGCTCGATCGCCATGAGGTGGTAGGCGCGGTGGCGTGCCGCGAGGCGCCGCTCGGCGTAGCGCAGCTGGTTGCTGGCGCGGTAGAGGCTGGTGCTGGGCCGGTGGGGGATGTGGGGGCGCAGCGTGGGCGAGCGGGAGAACGCCTCCGCGAGCAGGCACGCGTAGTCCATGTCCAGGCGGGTGTGGCGTTGGTAGCGCTCGCGGGGCCCGGTGCGCAGCCGGGTGTGCTCGCCCAGCTCTCCCACGGAGTAGCCCGCGAAGAGGCCGAAGGGCGTGGGCCGGCCGGCCATGCGCGACAGGTAGCGCACGAGGCCGCGCTCCAGCTTCACTCCCTGCTCGCTCTCGGGGGCGCGCTCCCACTGCTCCAGGTGATCGTGGAAGCCGGGCGAGGCCACGAAGAGCGCCTCACGCACCTCGGGCCGGCGCACCAGCTCCGCCAGGCGCGCGCGCAGCGTGGCGCGGTCGCGTTGGAGCGCCGGCTCCAGGGGCAGGCCCGGCGGAAGGCGGGGGGCCTCCATGCCCTGTCCCCAGGTGTCCAGCTCATCGAAGGGGAGCAGGGGCGTGCGGAGCACGAAGAAGCCGGAGGGGGCGAAGGGGAAGTCCCACGACGTGTTCTCGGTCTGTGCGGTTTTCATGGGGAGCGGACCGGATCAAGCGGGGATGGAGGCCATCAACATGCCGTCCCACAGCGGGGTGTGGGGCTGAGCGGCGGCGAGCAGGGCGAGCGCGGTGCCGGTGACGCCGTTGAGCAGGCTCTTGTCGGCGATCCACCCCATGTCCTCGTTCTTGCCGGTGGGCGAGGACCAGAAGACGAAGCCGGCCACGCCCTCGCCGGGGCGGCGCATGCGCAGCGTGCGGGTGAACCACTCGGTGGCGGTCTGCTTGAACGTGGCGTCTCCCGACACCTGGTAGAGCCGGTTGTAGATGTGGCCGAGGCCGGCCGCGCCATGGCACAGGCCCGCGTCGCACACGCCGGACTGCTCCTCGGGGCGCAGGGCGGCCTCGCGGGCGATGGCCAGTGCCTCGCGCTCGAGCTGCTCGTCTCCGAGCGCTTGCGCGGTGACGACGAGGCACAGGACGACGCCGGGGTCGCCGTGGCACCAGGCCGAGCGGCAGGGCGTCACGTCCACGCCCGGCGCCACGGCCGAGGGAAAGCGCGCGCCGGGGCTGTGCGGGAGCGCGTTGGCGAGCAGCCAGCGCGCTCCCCCCTGGGCGAGCTCACGTGCCTTCTTCTCCGCCACGCCCGTGCGGGAGATCAACGCGAGCAGGGCGACGACGGCGGGCACGCCGTGCGCGGCGCCCAGGTTGAAACAGCCCGCGGTGTACATGGCGCGCTGCTGGGGCGGCAGGTGATGGGGCGGCGTCCACCACGACAGGCCCGAGCCCGCGCGGGTGGAGCGTTCCTCCAGCCGCGCGACGATGGCCTCCAGGCATTGGACGGCGAGGGGGCGCGGCAGGCGCTCCAGCGCGTAGACGCCCAGGCCCACCAGGCCCTGGAGGAGATCGTACTCCGCGCTCCACGGCTGCCGCGTGAGGAGGTCGAGCAGCACCTGGTCGATCTCGTCCATGTCCTCGAGTCCGTGGAGGCCGAGGGCGCCGAGCCGCTCGATGGACCAGGCGATTCCGGTGAAGCCCCCGTGGAGCCAGGGCAGCAAGGGTTTTTCCTCGATGGCCAGCGCCGCCTGGTGGATGAGCCGCTCCGCGTGGCCGCCGTGGCCGAGCTGGGGCCGGCCCCGCTGCAACTCGGCGAAGAGCAGGGCGCGTCCGGCGAGTCCCCCCACGAGCGAGGGCCCTTCCAATCCCTGACTGAACTGGAGCACCTCGGCGATCTCATCCACGGTCCGCAGTGCTTGTTCCCGCAGCTCGCCGTCCAGCAGTGTCGTCCAGTTCTTCATGGATTGCCCCCCGTCCCGATGTGTTGGGTATTCGTGCTCTGGAATACGGCGATATTGGCCGCTCTCTCGTCTTTCTCAGGTTTAACGGTTCTCTGCCTGGAGGGAAATGCGCTCGGGGGGCAGGTCAGTGTCCCCGTGGCGACATGCCGCGGGAGTCGCGTGAAAGGAAAAACCCCCGGGGGCGTGGGCCGCCTCCGGGGGTTCTCCGCGTGTCCTCTGTCTTGTCGTTCGGGCTGGGAGAGGTGTCCGTGGCGTGAAGCGTTTCACTCACTGTTCGCAGAGGCCGCAGTCCTGGGTGCAATGCGCGGCGTCCGTGCCAAGGCCACACGACTCGGTGAATTGGCAGACGCCATCGCCACACGTGTAGATCTCCTGGGGGCGGATGCGGGTGGTGATGGCCGCGTAGGTGGTGCCGTCGAGGGTGCAGTGGGTGTAGTAGGTGTTCGTGGGATCGGGCGTGCACCGTGAGGCGCAAGGGCCCACCTGGGTGATGGGCGCGCACGCGTTCTGGCCGGACTCGAGCGCGCAGGCGCGCACGCTGCTCTCCTGGGGCGACAAGAGCGGGTCGTCATGTCCCACGAAGACGCCCTCCGCGGTGAAGAGGTTGCCGAAGAAGCACCCCTCGCGCTGGGAGAAGGTCTGGAGTTCCTCGGCCGAGGTGGCGATGGGTTCGTCGTGCGCGCTGCGGCCCAGGACGGAGATGGGCACGGTGCGCCCGAACTTGTTCACGTGGGCGGCCAGGCACGCGGAGACGAGCTGCTGCTCCGTCACGGTGGCGGGACGGCCGCTGACCCAGTCCGGCGCCAGCCCCAGCGAGCCGCTCCAGACCCGGACCTGACCCTGGCTGTCCGTGTACGTGCGCGTCTCCCCGGCGGGCGCCGCGCACGCCGTGACGTACTTCATGACGTTGTCGGCCAGGGCCGGATCCTGGTCGTACCAGGAAGAGAAGGCCGCGCTGTTCAAGCCATTGAAGGCCAGGCCATTGAAGGCGAGCCCGTTGAAGGCCAGGCCATTGAAGGCGAGCCCATTGAGGGACTCTCCGTTGTCGGACGAGAGCGTCTGGCTCGCGGAGGCGATGGGCTCGAGGGCACTGGAGGTCTCCAGGGGCTCCTGCCGCATCGGACCGCACGCCACCGTGCCGCAGACCCACAGCACCCCCGCCATCCCCCATTCCCGCCTCGAACGGCTCCCCTGGCTTTCGACCGCCTTCATCTCCGACCTCCTGGAAAATATCGGGAAAAACCGCGCAATCGGAAATACGGTCGCCTGCTCGCTTTTGGTGAGGTCAATGGAGACGAAGCCCGGGGAGAATGTCGTTCACGGACGGTTTCCGGTCCGGGTGCTGCCGGCGGGAAGAGGACTCCGTCCTGCGCGAGACACTTGGGTAGGATGGGGTGGCCGTCAGGGAGGGCGGCCGCATGTCCGTACCCAAGCAACAGGCCGCGTCCATGTTCGTCGATTTCGAGCGCGATGCGTGGAGGGCGTTGCGCGCGTCGACTCCGCTGCTGCTCGACGCGGCGGAGGTCGAGAGGCTGCGAGGACTGGGCGAGCAGCTGGACTTGAAGGAGGTGGAGGAGGTCTATCTGCCCCTGTCCCGGCTGCTCAACCTGCACGTGGCGGCGGCGCAGAGCCTGTGGACGGCGCAGCAGGCGTTCCTGGGCGGCTTCACCCAGCGGGTGCCGTTCGTCATCGGCATCGCGGGCAGTGTGGCGGTGGGCAAGAGCACCACGGCGCGCATCCTCCAGGCGCTGCTGTCACGCTGGCCGGACCACCCCCACGTGGAGCTCGTCACCACGGACGGCTTCCTCTACCCCAACCGGGTGCTCACCGAGCGCGGCCTCATGCTGCGCAAGGGCTTCCCGGAGAGCTACGACCGGCGCGCCCTGGTGCGCTTCCTCGCGGAGATCAAATCCGGCCGCGCCGAGGTGAGCGCCCCCGTCTACTCGCACCTCGTCTACGACATCGTCCCCGGTGAGTTCCTGTCCATCCGCCGGCCGGACATCCTCATCCTCGAGGGGCTCAACGTCCTGCAGACGGGGTCCGTGGAGGGGGGGAAGCTGCCGCACACCTTCCTGTCGGACTTCTTCGACTTCTCCATCTACGTGGACGCGCACGAGCAGGACATCCGCCGCTGGTACGTGGACCGCTTCCTGAGCTTGCGCGAGACGGCGTTCCGCGACGAGCGCTCCTTCTTCCGGCGCTTCGCCGAGCTCTCCGAGGAGCAGGCCACGGCGCGCGCCCTGTCCATCTGGGCGGAGATCAACGGACCCAACCTGGCGCAGAACATCGCGCCCACGCGCTCACGCGCGCGGCTCATCCTGCTCAAGGGCTCGGACCACAAGGTGCGCCGCGTGCGCATGCGCAAGATGTGAGGCGGCACTCCTCGCGGGATGTGCCGCCCCCCGCGCGCCGTCAGCTGCGGTAGTCCGCGTTCTCGCTGATGTACTCGTGGCTGCGGTCCGAGCCGAGCACCGTGCACGCCGCCGAGCCCAGCCCCAGGTCCACGTCGAGCTCCACCGCGCGCTCGTGCGGGGGCCACGTCACTGGAGGCCGGAAGGTGAGCCCGTCCGCGGGCGCCACGCTCGCGTACAGCTCGGCCTCCTTCATGTGCGCCACCAGGGCGCGTTCGGCCTCGTGGTCGAGCCGGAAGGTGCCCTGCTGGAGGATGACGCGCCCGCCCATGCGCAGCGTGCAGCGCGACAGATCCATCCCCGGGTGGTGGGCGCCCACGTACTTGCCGATGGCCATCACCAGCCGGCCCACGTTGGGATCGTTGCCGTTGACGGCGCACTGGAACAGGGGCGAGTTCACCACGGACTTGCCGATGCCGCGCGCCACCGCCTCGTCCGGCGCGCCGTGCACGCGCACGCGCATGACGTGGTGGACGCCTTCCCCATTGCGCACCAGGTCCTCGGCGAGGTCGGCGCACACGCGCTCGAGCGCGGACTCGAACTGCTCCAGGGAGGGGCAGGGCACCTGGCGCGAGGAGAGGAGTGCCACGGTGTCCGAGGTGCTGGTGTCGCTGTCCACGCTGATGCAGCCGAACGTCCTGGCGGCCACCGAGCGCAGGGTGGCGCGCAGGGCGTCGCGGGGCACGTCCACGTCGGTGAGCAGGTAGACGAGCATGGTGGCCAGGTTGGGCTCGAGCATCCCCGCCCCCTTGGCGATGCCCACGATGCTTCCCTGGCCCACGGAGGCCCGGCGCACCTTGGGGTAGAGGTCGGTCGTCATGATGCCCTCGGCGGCGGGCATCACGGAGCGGGCGTCGAGCGAGGCCACCGCCGCGGGCACCGCGCCCACCATGGCGTCCACCGGCAGCCGCCACCCGATGACGCCCGTGGAGCAGGGCAGCACCTGCGTGGCGCTCAACCCCAGGCCCCGCGCCACCTCCGCGCACAGCCGCTCGGAGGCCTCGACGCCGCCCGGCGCGCACACGTTGCTCACCTTGTTGTTCACCACCACCGCGCCCAGCGTGGGCTCGCGCAGCCGCTCACGGCCCACGAGCACTGGCGCCCCGGGGAACGCGTTCGTCGTGAACACCGCCCCGAACGCCGGCGTCGGCTCGTCGAGCACGATGAGCGTGAGGTTCATCTTCGCGGGCTTGTCCACCTCGGCGGGCACGAAGTCGAAGCGCGTCCGACCGACACGGAATCCTCGCGGCAGGGCGGACTGCTCCTCCAGCCAGGTGCGGTGGGCCTCGACGGACGAGAAGGTCAGGTTGGTGCTGGGAATGACGGTACCTCACGGCGAAAGGACTGCCGCTTGGTGCCGCAATCCCCGCCCTGAATCAATCCAACATTCCGGGCCCTGAAGTCTGGACCTGTAACAATTTCCACCAGTCGCCGCGTACGCCCCGCCAAGTCTCCGGAATCACGAGGGATGGGGGTGGCCCGATTCGTGCTCAAAGGGTTGGTGAACACTGAGTGCCTGCGCATGAACCCCACTGCCTACACCGTCGAGATCGACCCGTCAGCCTGGAGCCAGTTGGCCCTGCTGCGGGGGGATACGTACCGCCGGGTTCGCGAGGCGCTCACGAATGTGGCCTCCACGGTGACGCCCGCCGAGGTGGCCTGCCAGGCGGGGTCTCCGCTGGTGGTCGACGGCACGGTGGCGCACTACGACGTGGACCACCTGCGGCGCCGGGTGTTGCTGCGCGAGGTGGCACCCTCCACGCAGGAGGCCTGAGCGGCCCGGGTGAAGCGCGGCCTCAGGGCTGGGCGTCACCCGCGAGGTTCGGAGCGCCGGGCTCGGGCGGGGGGACGAGCTCCTCGCCCTCGATGGGGGCGGGGGTGATGGCGCCGTCGCTCGTGACGACCCAGGAGTTGTAGCGCCGCGCGCTCATGTTCTGCAGCTTGCCGTCCACGTAGCAGAGCGTGGTCAGGATGAAGCTGGCCGCCTTGAGGCTGGGGCGGCCGTACTGGAGGCATTCCTGATCGCCGCGCTGCTCCCGCCCGACGGGCGGCCCGAGGATGCCGGAGACCTCCTGGGGCGTCATTCCCCGGAGGACCGTGCGCATCCCCTGGTGGGTGTCCACGCGGAAGGGGGTGGCTTCCGGCTGGAAGGTCACGGCGACGTAGGCGAGCACCGCGAAGATGACCAGGCCGAGGCCGTAGGAGAGAACCTGTCGGCGGGTGAGGCGCCGGCTCCGCGTGTCCGTATAGGCACTGAAGAGGTCGTCCCCCGACGTGATGCGGACCGCGCTCGCTCCCACCTGCTGCTCTGGCTGGCTCACGCCTCTCCACATGCCCCGAGCAGGGGGCGGGATGCAAGGCACACCACACGCCGGGCGGGCCGCCGAGCGCCCTGATTGTCCTCGGGACAGCGTGCGGGCCGCTGTGCTCTCTTGTGCGCCATGCCGCGTCCACTCGTCTACCGCCGCTATGGGGGGTCCCTCCAGGTCTCCATTCCTTCCTTCGAGGTGTTGGTGGAGGCCGTCCACATTCCCGAGACGCAGTGGCTCGCGACGGCGTGTCCCGTCGAGGGGCTCACCTGTGATCGCCGCTTCCTGGAGTACCTGGACACCGACAAGAACGGGCGCATCCGGGTGATGGAGGTGCGGCAGGCCGTGCGGTTCATGGCGGAGCAACTGCGCTCCTTCCAGGGGGCGGACGCGGGGAGCGACGTGCTGGTGCTGGACATGCTCGCCGATGGGGCGGTGAGGGCCCGGGACGCGGCCGGCCTGTTGCTGGACACCTTGAAGGCGGAGGATCGCACGCGCATCTCGCTCGAGCAGGTGCGCGCGAGTGATCGGGCGCTGCGCGAGGCGGGTCACAATGGGGATGGCATCGTGGCACCGGCCTTCCTGCCCGCGGCCGTGCAACCCCTGGCCTTCCGGCTCATGGGGGCCTTTCCCGAGGTGAAGAACCGCGCGGGGCTGTCCGGGGTGGATCTGCCCATGCTCCAGCGCTTCCGCGAGGAGCGGCGGGCGTTGCTCTCCCACCTGGCCGAGCGGGCCGCGGTGCTCGTCTGGGGCGCGCCGAGCGTGGAGCGGGCCCGGCGCATCCAGGAGGTGCGTCCGCTGCTGGACACGTACTTCCTGCAGTGCCGGCTGATCGCGGCCCAGCCCGAGGCCGTCACGAGCCTCAAGCTGGACGGGGGACGGGTGCAGGGGGCGCTCGGAGACCTCCAGGCGCTCTCGCGCGTGGTGTCGGAGCTGCCCGTGGCACCTCCCGAGCCGGGGGGGCTGTTGCGCTGGTCGCGGATGTACCGGGGCCCCGCGTTCGAGAAGCTGGATGCGTTCCGGCGGGACGTGGCGGTGCCGGTGTCCAATGATCAGGCGACGCTGTCGGACGCGTCCTGGCGCGAGATGTCCGCGCGGGCCGACGCCATCCTGGCCTGGCAGGCGCGGCTGGAGGCGAGCCCCTTGCGCGACTGGGCGGACGTGCTGGCGACGATCTCCGAGTCCGACCTGGACGCCATCGAGGCGAAGTGCCGGGAGGATCTGGCGCGCAAGGACACCCTGGGCGCGGTGGAGGACCTGGAGCGGTTGATCCTCTACCAGCGCTGGCTGCTGACGTTCGCCAACAACTTCATCAGCATGCCGGACCTCTACCAGACGAAGCGGCGCGCGCTGGTGGAGCGCGGCACGCTCATCCTCGGAGGGCGGCGCTACCGGCTGTCGGTGCTGGTGAAGGACCGGGCCGCGCACTCCGCGCTGACGAACCAGGGCACGACCTGCACGCTCTACGTGCAGGTGATCTCCCGGGAGGGCGGGGAGAGCTACGAGGTGGCGGTGCCCGTCACGCGCGGGCGCAGCACCGAGCTGTCGGTGGGCAAGCGCGGCGTGTTCTACGACGTGGAGCAGCGCGAGTACGACGCCGTGGTGACGCAGATCGTCCGGCAGCCCGTGTCGTTGTGGGAGGCGATGACGATGCCCTTCGAGCGCATCGGCAAGTTCATCTCCTCGAAGATCGAGGGCATGGCGGCCGCGGGCGAGAAGTCGCTCGATGAGTCCCTGGAGAAGAGCTACACGCACGGCACCGGGGTGGCGGCCTCCGCGGTGGCCACTCCGGCCGCGGCGCCCGCGGCCCCGGCTCCGGCTGCAGCCCCGGCCGCGGCGCCCGTGGGAGGGCCGGGAGGCTTCCTCGCGGCGACGGGCATCGCGTTCGCGGCGGTGGGCTCCTCGCTGGCGTTCATCGTGTCGCAGGTGCGCTCGCTCACGGTGTTCGATGTCCTCACCGCGCTCATCATCGCCGCCGCCGTGGTGATGCTGCCCTCGGGCCTCCTGGGCTGGCTCAAGCTGCGCAAGCGCAACCTGGCGCTGCTGCTGGAGGGCTCGGGCTGGGCGCTCAATGATCGGCTGATGCTCACGCGCGACCTGGCGATGCTCATCACCCGCCGGCCCCGGCTGCCGAAGACAGCCACGGTGGACCGGGCGGACATGTTGCGCTCGGCGCTGGTGACGGTGCACGAGGACGACGAGGGCGAGCCGCGCTCGTGGGGCCTGGGCTTCTTCATCCTCCTGGCGGTGCTGGCCGCCCTGCTCTGGCAGTTCCGCGAGCCGATCGCCCGCGAGGCCTGCTCGCGGCAGTGGATGCGTGGAAGCCTGTGCGAGTGGGGACGTGCCCCGGGCACGGCACCGGCGACGCCTCCCACGGCGCCAGCGCCTGGAGGGGCGGGGGCGCCCTGACTACCAGCCGAGCCACTCGCGCAACAGGGGCGTCATCTGCTCGGCCGTGCGCTGGTGCGTCTTGCGGCTGGGGTGCCACAGGCAGCCGAGGCCCTCGTCCTCGCGGTTGGCGGGCACCTCGGCGAAGTGCACGCGGCTGTCGCCCCCCTGGTGCAGGGTGTCCACGAGTCCGGAGAGCAGCTCGCGCACGCGGGTGCGCGCCTGGACGTCCTTGGGGTGGGTGTCGCTGACGCCGGAGCCGAGGACGCAGACGATGTGGGCCCGGGGGTAGTGGCCGCGGATGTCCGCCACGAGGGCGCGGTAGGCGTCGAGGAAGCGCTCCTCTCCCGGGTGCTCCTTCCAGAAGTCATTGGCGCCGAGCTGGATGACGACCGCGTCGGGGACCCAGGAGGAGAAGTCCCAGGGGGCGTCCTCGCGGTGGGGCAGGGTGCGCGTGTAGAGCTGGGGCAGGGGCGGCGTGGGATCGTTGCCATAGTTGACGGCCACGCCCTTGCCGGAGAAGGCGACGAAGGAGGCCTCGGCGCCGAGCGCCTGGGCGGCGAGGGCGCCCCAGGTGAGCGAGGCGCGCTGGGTCTCCGCGTTGAAGCTGCACTGGGCGTTCTTGCCCTCGATGCCGAAGCCGGTGAGGCCCGAGTCCCCGACGAACTCGATGCGGCGCGGGGACGCGGGGGG includes these proteins:
- a CDS encoding lantibiotic dehydratase — its product is MKTAQTENTSWDFPFAPSGFFVLRTPLLPFDELDTWGQGMEAPRLPPGLPLEPALQRDRATLRARLAELVRRPEVREALFVASPGFHDHLEQWERAPESEQGVKLERGLVRYLSRMAGRPTPFGLFAGYSVGELGEHTRLRTGPRERYQRHTRLDMDYACLLAEAFSRSPTLRPHIPHRPSTSLYRASNQLRYAERRLAARHRAYHLMAIEPTEYLEAALARARHGARPEELARFLVELDPDVSLHEARGYVDELIDSQLLVSELHPPVTGPEALPELISQLRQLPGTTSLTETLGAVQSCLEHLDREGLGASSERYLDVARMLAKLPAPVELPRLFQVDLVKPAPEAVLGKEVLRELEKGVRLLHRLHPSPPEDGLEAFRDAFLQRYAGRELPLLEVLDEESGIGFVTSGAPDARAVPLLEGLSLGAPREARASFGEREARLLHKLEHVQRTGSQVMELSDEDLAQLENASRAPLPDAFMAMATVAAESEESLARGRFQVRLLMAAGPSGANVLGRLCLGDEQLHQKVREHLRAEESSRPDAVYAEIVHLPQGRVGNILARPVLRDHELTYLGRSGAPEDQQIDASDLLISLQGRRIVLRSRRLGLEIIPRMTNAHDHGARSLGLYRFLCTLATQHQCGALQWSWGPLAHAHFLPRVTHGRLVLSVARWNFWRDTLEGLGTITGARRFAAIQALRAEYRLPRFIALEEGDQILPVDLDNVLSVDTLVQRIKDRPRVTLVELFPRPEELCAHGPEGRFHHEVVVPFGRTRPAPAEPRRLHEVPGPRPELSARGFLPGSEWLDARLYTGAATADRLLTGLVAPLVRAALGSSAADGWFFVREADPDWHLRLRFHGAPERLQEVQHELMSMLSRARREGLVWKVQLDTYEREVERYGGMEGMRLCERLFQVDSEAALQLLALLRDDDRAEARWRLMLASMDSLLSDLGMDLDAKLRLVTALREGFGREFHVQRATEHQLSERYRRERRGLEQLLVTRRVQQPMLAQGLAVLARRSERQAPITTALRALSEAGRLRVPLAELAGSLLHMNANRMAHCAVRAQELVLHDYLRRHYGSLRARQGQTSPMRSAVILSTAS
- a CDS encoding lanthionine synthetase C family protein, which encodes MKNWTTLLDGELREQALRTVDEIAEVLQFSQGLEGPSLVGGLAGRALLFAELQRGRPQLGHGGHAERLIHQAALAIEEKPLLPWLHGGFTGIAWSIERLGALGLHGLEDMDEIDQVLLDLLTRQPWSAEYDLLQGLVGLGVYALERLPRPLAVQCLEAIVARLEERSTRAGSGLSWWTPPHHLPPQQRAMYTAGCFNLGAAHGVPAVVALLALISRTGVAEKKARELAQGGARWLLANALPHSPGARFPSAVAPGVDVTPCRSAWCHGDPGVVLCLVVTAQALGDEQLEREALAIAREAALRPEEQSGVCDAGLCHGAAGLGHIYNRLYQVSGDATFKQTATEWFTRTLRMRRPGEGVAGFVFWSSPTGKNEDMGWIADKSLLNGVTGTALALLAAAQPHTPLWDGMLMASIPA
- the coaA gene encoding type I pantothenate kinase, translated to MSVPKQQAASMFVDFERDAWRALRASTPLLLDAAEVERLRGLGEQLDLKEVEEVYLPLSRLLNLHVAAAQSLWTAQQAFLGGFTQRVPFVIGIAGSVAVGKSTTARILQALLSRWPDHPHVELVTTDGFLYPNRVLTERGLMLRKGFPESYDRRALVRFLAEIKSGRAEVSAPVYSHLVYDIVPGEFLSIRRPDILILEGLNVLQTGSVEGGKLPHTFLSDFFDFSIYVDAHEQDIRRWYVDRFLSLRETAFRDERSFFRRFAELSEEQATARALSIWAEINGPNLAQNIAPTRSRARLILLKGSDHKVRRVRMRKM
- a CDS encoding bifunctional ornithine acetyltransferase/N-acetylglutamate synthase; this translates as MPAEVDKPAKMNLTLIVLDEPTPAFGAVFTTNAFPGAPVLVGRERLREPTLGAVVVNNKVSNVCAPGGVEASERLCAEVARGLGLSATQVLPCSTGVIGWRLPVDAMVGAVPAAVASLDARSVMPAAEGIMTTDLYPKVRRASVGQGSIVGIAKGAGMLEPNLATMLVYLLTDVDVPRDALRATLRSVAARTFGCISVDSDTSTSDTVALLSSRQVPCPSLEQFESALERVCADLAEDLVRNGEGVHHVMRVRVHGAPDEAVARGIGKSVVNSPLFQCAVNGNDPNVGRLVMAIGKYVGAHHPGMDLSRCTLRMGGRVILQQGTFRLDHEAERALVAHMKEAELYASVAPADGLTFRPPVTWPPHERAVELDVDLGLGSAACTVLGSDRSHEYISENADYRS
- a CDS encoding SGNH/GDSL hydrolase family protein; amino-acid sequence: MNSVIGAWKKTLAWVRSRAWIALALLAGCRGVPVQVSPQSPALRFSGRVDWRDNSGPRIGWGGSSLTVRFTGTSLGIRLLDLPKYEEAAPNRFRFSVDGAPFRDLYVGEGPILYRIAEGLPRGEHVLRLEKETEPAVGETQLLGLELDPGARLLPAPPASPRRIEFVGDSGLTGFGIEGKNAQCSFNAETQRASLTWGALAAQALGAEASFVAFSGKGVAVNYGNDPTPPLPQLYTRTLPHREDAPWDFSSWVPDAVVIQLGANDFWKEHPGEERFLDAYRALVADIRGHYPRAHIVCVLGSGVSDTHPKDVQARTRVRELLSGLVDTLHQGGDSRVHFAEVPANREDEGLGCLWHPSRKTHQRTAEQMTPLLREWLGW